A window of Triplophysa dalaica isolate WHDGS20190420 chromosome 7, ASM1584641v1, whole genome shotgun sequence contains these coding sequences:
- the maptb gene encoding microtubule-associated protein tau isoform X3 yields MFYLLRFFIPFLFLPLILIVERGWLSVANSAVLSVAVPIILPFTSSEDLTPGSLPESGRSSAASVDEEGEQENREREKSVSPHQSPPSPHPQTLSAGLGSGIMGFDSQVKKSPSEKMSDHSPSGLEDEREENETKRSCSPDVDAPSGNAINMEEQKNGVDDYDEDKDREDVVDDEEEKETGDNLVCSSVAPGVTYLKDDRLYSEHEARTHLSMTPEEAKKRGLSFDYTEPQDAGQQSALAGWECSSDKTPPESKSPDSCRADPGSPLSPSGAPEPTHEESSLTDFDTNARKEAVKVPEEEEDESSIPPCSKEAAQPKMEHEADSEEIRESKEAKEDKQDKAEKYLETNEDLIEMQNLQSVAKPEPDADAAPAKDTVKPSAQVMPSKGALIKESPAKKPKKPVATVTATPSPKSAPKLQKTPSKDAAPARKSSVPSKAKTGAGGAPEKKVGDARTKAIGIKPQGVGTKIPAALRMEHRRAGPGSLERADSPKTPDRSGCSSPASRSSTPGQQVKKVAVVRTPPKSPGSLRSRAPIAPVAPLPDLKNVRSKIGSTENLKHQPGGGKVTIVHKKIDISNVEARCGSKGNIKHVPGGGNIQILHKKIDLSNVQSKCGSKANIRHKPGGGNVEIKSEKLDFKAQSKVGSLENIGHVPGGGQKRREKEEDAQTSKASSNGDAVHPNDGNMPFDPPSSEGISLVISEGNN; encoded by the exons ATGTTTTACCTCCTTCGTTTCTTcattccttttctttttctgcctCTAATATTGATTGTGGAGAGAGGGTGGTTGAGTGTCGCTAATTCTGCAGTATTGTCTGTGGCTGTTCCAATCATTCTGCCTTTCACATCATCAGAAGATTTAACCCCAGGAAGTCTGCCAGAGAGTGGCCGGAGCAGTGCGGCATCAGTGGATGAGGAGGGAGAGCAGGAGAACAGGGAAAGGGAGAAATCTGTCAGCCCACACCAGTCCCCGCCGTCCCCACATCCGCAGACCCTTTCCGCAGGGTTGGGATCCGGGATCATGGGCTTTGACAGCCAAGTAAAGAAGAGTCCCTCAGAGAAGATGTCTGATCACAGTCCCAGTGGGCTTGAAGATGAGAGAGAGGAGAATGAAACAAAACGTTCTTGTTCTCCTGATGTGGATGCTCCTTCTGGAAATGCTATCAATATGGAAGAACAGAAAAATGGTGTAGATGATTATGATGAAGACAAGGACAGAGAAGATGTTGTGGATGatgaagaagagaaagaaactGGAGATAATTTGGTATGCAGTTCTGTTGCCCCAGGTGTGACATATCTAAAAGATGATCGATTGTATAGCGAACACGAAGCCCGTACTCATCTGTCCATGACCCCAGAGGAAGCTAAAAAGCGTGGCCTATCCTTCGACTACACCGAACCTCAGGATGCCGGTCAGCAGAGTGCCCTTGCGGGCTGGGAATGCAGTTCTGACAAAACACCACCGGAAAGCAAGAGCCCCGACTCCTGTCGGGCAGATCCAGGCTCTCCTCTTTCTCCCAGTGGTGCGCCCGAGCCCACCCATGAGGAATCATCCCTCACAGACTTCGATACCAATGCCCGTAAGGAAGCAGTGAAAGTACCagaagaagaagaggatgaGAGCAGCATTCCTCCATGTTCCAAAGAGGCGGCACAACCCAAGATGGAACATGAAGCAGATTCAGAGGAAATCAGAGAATCCAAAGAAGCAAAAGAGGACAAGCAAGATAAAGCAGAGAAATACTTGGAGACAAATGAGGATCTTATTGAAATGCAAAATCTCCAGTCTGTTGCCAAACCAGAACCTGATGCTGATGCTGCTCCTGCTAAAGATACTGTCAAGCCCAGCGCTCAAGTTATGCCAAGCAAAGGAGCTCTCATCAAAGAATCACCTGCCAAAAAACCCAAGAAACCTGTTGCCACGGTCACTGCCACCCCTTCCCCCAAATCTGCTCCAAAACTTCAGAAAACTCCCTCCAAAGATGCTGCTCCGGCCAGAAAATCAAGTGTCCCATCCAAAG CCAAGACTGGAGCAGGAGGGGCTCCTGAGAAAAAG GTTGGCGATGCCAGGACGAAGGCAATAGGCATTAAACCCCAAGGAGTAGGCACTAAAATCCCAG CTGCTTTACGGATGGAGCATCGAAGGGCAGGACCAGGGTCCCTTGAGAGAG CTGACTCACCCAAGACCCCAGACCGCAGTGGTTGCAGCAGTCCAGCCAGTCGCTCCTCCACACCTGGACAACAGGTGAAGAAAGTAGCCGTGGTCCGCACCCCGCCTAAATCGCCCGGTTCGCTGAGATCCCGCGCCCCCATCGCCCCTGTTGCACCTTTGCCTGACCTGAAGAACGTCAGGTCCAAGATTGGCTCCACTGAGAACCTCAAACACCAGCCTGGAGGAGGGAAG GTCACTATTGTTCATAAGAAGATCGACATTTCAAATGTTGAGGCTAGATGCGGATCCAAAGGCAATATCAAGCATGTTCCTGGAGGTGGTAAT ATTCAGATTTTGCATAAAAAGATTGACTTAAGCAACGTCCAGTCAAAATGTGGCTCTAAGGCCAACATTCGTCACAAACCAG gAGGTGGAAATGTGGAGATCAAATCTGAGAAATTGGATTTCAAAGCCCAGTCAAAAGTTGGATCTCTTGAGAACATTGGACATGTTCCTGGGGGCGGTCAGAAGAGg AGGGAGAAGGAAGAAGATGCACAGACCTCAAAAGCTTCCTCTAATGGGGATGCTGTTCATCCTAATGATGGAAACATGCCCTTTGACCCTCCCTCCTCTGAAGGGATCAGTCTGGTTATTTCAGAGGGTAACA ATTGA
- the maptb gene encoding microtubule-associated protein tau isoform X4: MDHQDHMNSGQVGDSPDIGNMSINDGHQQDLKNGTAAYMGPGDEKTHEPMSEVTSQKPVLEDSEPKSTSFDRDVPLGMITLNYNKDLTPGSLPESGRSSAASVDEEGEQENREREKSVSPHQSPPSPHPQTLSAGLGSGIMGFDSQVKKSPSEKMSDHSPSGLEDEREENETKRSCSPDVDAPSGNAINMEEQKNGVDDYDEDKDREDVVDDEEEKETGDNLVCSSVAPGVTYLKDDRLYSEHEARTHLSMTPEEAKKRGLSFDYTEPQDAGQQSALAGWECSSDKTPPESKSPDSCRADPGSPLSPSGAPEPTHEESSLTDFDTNARKEAVKVPEEEEDESSIPPCSKEAAQPKMEHEADSEEIRESKEAKEDKQDKAEKYLETNEDLIEMQNLQSVAKPEPDADAAPAKDTVKPSAQVMPSKGALIKESPAKKPKKPVATVTATPSPKSAPKLQKTPSKDAAPARKSSVPSKAKTGAGGAPEKKVGDARTKAIGIKPQGVGTKIPAALRMEHRRAGPGSLERADSPKTPDRSGCSSPASRSSTPGQQVKKVAVVRTPPKSPGSLRSRAPIAPVAPLPDLKNVRSKIGSTENLKHQPGGGKIQILHKKIDLSNVQSKCGSKANIRHKPGGGNVEIKSEKLDFKAQSKVGSLENIGHVPGGGQKRIESQKLSFREQAKARTDHGAEIVYQPTDVSMDGSPRRLSNVSSSGSLNMTDPPQLSTLADQVSASLAKQGL, translated from the exons ATGGATCATCAGGACCACATGAATTCTGGACAGGTGGGTGATTCTCCTGACATAGGCAACATGAGCATCAATGATGGCCATCAACAAGACTTGAAGAACGGAACAGCAGCATATATGGGACCTGGGGATG AGAAGACACATGAACCGATGTCTGAAGTGACCAGCCAAAAGCCTGTTTTGGAAGACTCTGAACCCAAGTCTACTTCCTTTGATAGAGATGTACCATTGGGTATGATCACTCTGAACTACAACA AAGATTTAACCCCAGGAAGTCTGCCAGAGAGTGGCCGGAGCAGTGCGGCATCAGTGGATGAGGAGGGAGAGCAGGAGAACAGGGAAAGGGAGAAATCTGTCAGCCCACACCAGTCCCCGCCGTCCCCACATCCGCAGACCCTTTCCGCAGGGTTGGGATCCGGGATCATGGGCTTTGACAGCCAAGTAAAGAAGAGTCCCTCAGAGAAGATGTCTGATCACAGTCCCAGTGGGCTTGAAGATGAGAGAGAGGAGAATGAAACAAAACGTTCTTGTTCTCCTGATGTGGATGCTCCTTCTGGAAATGCTATCAATATGGAAGAACAGAAAAATGGTGTAGATGATTATGATGAAGACAAGGACAGAGAAGATGTTGTGGATGatgaagaagagaaagaaactGGAGATAATTTGGTATGCAGTTCTGTTGCCCCAGGTGTGACATATCTAAAAGATGATCGATTGTATAGCGAACACGAAGCCCGTACTCATCTGTCCATGACCCCAGAGGAAGCTAAAAAGCGTGGCCTATCCTTCGACTACACCGAACCTCAGGATGCCGGTCAGCAGAGTGCCCTTGCGGGCTGGGAATGCAGTTCTGACAAAACACCACCGGAAAGCAAGAGCCCCGACTCCTGTCGGGCAGATCCAGGCTCTCCTCTTTCTCCCAGTGGTGCGCCCGAGCCCACCCATGAGGAATCATCCCTCACAGACTTCGATACCAATGCCCGTAAGGAAGCAGTGAAAGTACCagaagaagaagaggatgaGAGCAGCATTCCTCCATGTTCCAAAGAGGCGGCACAACCCAAGATGGAACATGAAGCAGATTCAGAGGAAATCAGAGAATCCAAAGAAGCAAAAGAGGACAAGCAAGATAAAGCAGAGAAATACTTGGAGACAAATGAGGATCTTATTGAAATGCAAAATCTCCAGTCTGTTGCCAAACCAGAACCTGATGCTGATGCTGCTCCTGCTAAAGATACTGTCAAGCCCAGCGCTCAAGTTATGCCAAGCAAAGGAGCTCTCATCAAAGAATCACCTGCCAAAAAACCCAAGAAACCTGTTGCCACGGTCACTGCCACCCCTTCCCCCAAATCTGCTCCAAAACTTCAGAAAACTCCCTCCAAAGATGCTGCTCCGGCCAGAAAATCAAGTGTCCCATCCAAAG CCAAGACTGGAGCAGGAGGGGCTCCTGAGAAAAAG GTTGGCGATGCCAGGACGAAGGCAATAGGCATTAAACCCCAAGGAGTAGGCACTAAAATCCCAG CTGCTTTACGGATGGAGCATCGAAGGGCAGGACCAGGGTCCCTTGAGAGAG CTGACTCACCCAAGACCCCAGACCGCAGTGGTTGCAGCAGTCCAGCCAGTCGCTCCTCCACACCTGGACAACAGGTGAAGAAAGTAGCCGTGGTCCGCACCCCGCCTAAATCGCCCGGTTCGCTGAGATCCCGCGCCCCCATCGCCCCTGTTGCACCTTTGCCTGACCTGAAGAACGTCAGGTCCAAGATTGGCTCCACTGAGAACCTCAAACACCAGCCTGGAGGAGGGAAG ATTCAGATTTTGCATAAAAAGATTGACTTAAGCAACGTCCAGTCAAAATGTGGCTCTAAGGCCAACATTCGTCACAAACCAG gAGGTGGAAATGTGGAGATCAAATCTGAGAAATTGGATTTCAAAGCCCAGTCAAAAGTTGGATCTCTTGAGAACATTGGACATGTTCCTGGGGGCGGTCAGAAGAGg ATTGAGAGCCAAAAGTTAAGTTTCCGCGAACAAGCCAAAGCCCGCACCGATCACGGCGCCGAGATCGTGTACCAACCCACCGATGTTTCCATGGACGGATCACCCCGCCGTCTCAGCAACGTGTCTTCCTCCGGCAGCCTCAACATGACCGATCCGCCACAACTGTCTACGCTAGCTGATCAGGTGTCAGCCTCCCTCGCTAAACAAGGCCTGTGA
- the maptb gene encoding microtubule-associated protein tau isoform X2, whose translation MFYLLRFFIPFLFLPLILIVERGWLSVANSAVLSVAVPIILPFTSSEDLTPGSLPESGRSSAASVDEEGEQENREREKSVSPHQSPPSPHPQTLSAGLGSGIMGFDSQVKKSPSEKMSDHSPSGLEDEREENETKRSCSPDVDAPSGNAINMEEQKNGVDDYDEDKDREDVVDDEEEKETGDNLVCSSVAPGVTYLKDDRLYSEHEARTHLSMTPEEAKKRGLSFDYTEPQDAGQQSALAGWECSSDKTPPESKSPDSCRADPGSPLSPSGAPEPTHEESSLTDFDTNARKEAVKVPEEEEDESSIPPCSKEAAQPKMEHEADSEEIRESKEAKEDKQDKAEKYLETNEDLIEMQNLQSVAKPEPDADAAPAKDTVKPSAQVMPSKGALIKESPAKKPKKPVATVTATPSPKSAPKLQKTPSKDAAPARKSSVPSKAKTGAGGAPEKKVGDARTKAIGIKPQGVGTKIPADSPKTPDRSGCSSPASRSSTPGQQVKKVAVVRTPPKSPGSLRSRAPIAPVAPLPDLKNVRSKIGSTENLKHQPGGGKVTIVHKKIDISNVEARCGSKGNIKHVPGGGNIQILHKKIDLSNVQSKCGSKANIRHKPGGGNVEIKSEKLDFKAQSKVGSLENIGHVPGGGQKRIESQKLSFREQAKARTDHGAEIVYQPTDVSMDGSPRRLSNVSSSGSLNMTDPPQLSTLADQVSASLAKQGL comes from the exons ATGTTTTACCTCCTTCGTTTCTTcattccttttctttttctgcctCTAATATTGATTGTGGAGAGAGGGTGGTTGAGTGTCGCTAATTCTGCAGTATTGTCTGTGGCTGTTCCAATCATTCTGCCTTTCACATCATCAGAAGATTTAACCCCAGGAAGTCTGCCAGAGAGTGGCCGGAGCAGTGCGGCATCAGTGGATGAGGAGGGAGAGCAGGAGAACAGGGAAAGGGAGAAATCTGTCAGCCCACACCAGTCCCCGCCGTCCCCACATCCGCAGACCCTTTCCGCAGGGTTGGGATCCGGGATCATGGGCTTTGACAGCCAAGTAAAGAAGAGTCCCTCAGAGAAGATGTCTGATCACAGTCCCAGTGGGCTTGAAGATGAGAGAGAGGAGAATGAAACAAAACGTTCTTGTTCTCCTGATGTGGATGCTCCTTCTGGAAATGCTATCAATATGGAAGAACAGAAAAATGGTGTAGATGATTATGATGAAGACAAGGACAGAGAAGATGTTGTGGATGatgaagaagagaaagaaactGGAGATAATTTGGTATGCAGTTCTGTTGCCCCAGGTGTGACATATCTAAAAGATGATCGATTGTATAGCGAACACGAAGCCCGTACTCATCTGTCCATGACCCCAGAGGAAGCTAAAAAGCGTGGCCTATCCTTCGACTACACCGAACCTCAGGATGCCGGTCAGCAGAGTGCCCTTGCGGGCTGGGAATGCAGTTCTGACAAAACACCACCGGAAAGCAAGAGCCCCGACTCCTGTCGGGCAGATCCAGGCTCTCCTCTTTCTCCCAGTGGTGCGCCCGAGCCCACCCATGAGGAATCATCCCTCACAGACTTCGATACCAATGCCCGTAAGGAAGCAGTGAAAGTACCagaagaagaagaggatgaGAGCAGCATTCCTCCATGTTCCAAAGAGGCGGCACAACCCAAGATGGAACATGAAGCAGATTCAGAGGAAATCAGAGAATCCAAAGAAGCAAAAGAGGACAAGCAAGATAAAGCAGAGAAATACTTGGAGACAAATGAGGATCTTATTGAAATGCAAAATCTCCAGTCTGTTGCCAAACCAGAACCTGATGCTGATGCTGCTCCTGCTAAAGATACTGTCAAGCCCAGCGCTCAAGTTATGCCAAGCAAAGGAGCTCTCATCAAAGAATCACCTGCCAAAAAACCCAAGAAACCTGTTGCCACGGTCACTGCCACCCCTTCCCCCAAATCTGCTCCAAAACTTCAGAAAACTCCCTCCAAAGATGCTGCTCCGGCCAGAAAATCAAGTGTCCCATCCAAAG CCAAGACTGGAGCAGGAGGGGCTCCTGAGAAAAAG GTTGGCGATGCCAGGACGAAGGCAATAGGCATTAAACCCCAAGGAGTAGGCACTAAAATCCCAG CTGACTCACCCAAGACCCCAGACCGCAGTGGTTGCAGCAGTCCAGCCAGTCGCTCCTCCACACCTGGACAACAGGTGAAGAAAGTAGCCGTGGTCCGCACCCCGCCTAAATCGCCCGGTTCGCTGAGATCCCGCGCCCCCATCGCCCCTGTTGCACCTTTGCCTGACCTGAAGAACGTCAGGTCCAAGATTGGCTCCACTGAGAACCTCAAACACCAGCCTGGAGGAGGGAAG GTCACTATTGTTCATAAGAAGATCGACATTTCAAATGTTGAGGCTAGATGCGGATCCAAAGGCAATATCAAGCATGTTCCTGGAGGTGGTAAT ATTCAGATTTTGCATAAAAAGATTGACTTAAGCAACGTCCAGTCAAAATGTGGCTCTAAGGCCAACATTCGTCACAAACCAG gAGGTGGAAATGTGGAGATCAAATCTGAGAAATTGGATTTCAAAGCCCAGTCAAAAGTTGGATCTCTTGAGAACATTGGACATGTTCCTGGGGGCGGTCAGAAGAGg ATTGAGAGCCAAAAGTTAAGTTTCCGCGAACAAGCCAAAGCCCGCACCGATCACGGCGCCGAGATCGTGTACCAACCCACCGATGTTTCCATGGACGGATCACCCCGCCGTCTCAGCAACGTGTCTTCCTCCGGCAGCCTCAACATGACCGATCCGCCACAACTGTCTACGCTAGCTGATCAGGTGTCAGCCTCCCTCGCTAAACAAGGCCTGTGA
- the maptb gene encoding microtubule-associated protein tau isoform X1, which produces MFYLLRFFIPFLFLPLILIVERGWLSVANSAVLSVAVPIILPFTSSEDLTPGSLPESGRSSAASVDEEGEQENREREKSVSPHQSPPSPHPQTLSAGLGSGIMGFDSQVKKSPSEKMSDHSPSGLEDEREENETKRSCSPDVDAPSGNAINMEEQKNGVDDYDEDKDREDVVDDEEEKETGDNLVCSSVAPGVTYLKDDRLYSEHEARTHLSMTPEEAKKRGLSFDYTEPQDAGQQSALAGWECSSDKTPPESKSPDSCRADPGSPLSPSGAPEPTHEESSLTDFDTNARKEAVKVPEEEEDESSIPPCSKEAAQPKMEHEADSEEIRESKEAKEDKQDKAEKYLETNEDLIEMQNLQSVAKPEPDADAAPAKDTVKPSAQVMPSKGALIKESPAKKPKKPVATVTATPSPKSAPKLQKTPSKDAAPARKSSVPSKAKTGAGGAPEKKVGDARTKAIGIKPQGVGTKIPAALRMEHRRAGPGSLERADSPKTPDRSGCSSPASRSSTPGQQVKKVAVVRTPPKSPGSLRSRAPIAPVAPLPDLKNVRSKIGSTENLKHQPGGGKVTIVHKKIDISNVEARCGSKGNIKHVPGGGNIQILHKKIDLSNVQSKCGSKANIRHKPGGGNVEIKSEKLDFKAQSKVGSLENIGHVPGGGQKRIESQKLSFREQAKARTDHGAEIVYQPTDVSMDGSPRRLSNVSSSGSLNMTDPPQLSTLADQVSASLAKQGL; this is translated from the exons ATGTTTTACCTCCTTCGTTTCTTcattccttttctttttctgcctCTAATATTGATTGTGGAGAGAGGGTGGTTGAGTGTCGCTAATTCTGCAGTATTGTCTGTGGCTGTTCCAATCATTCTGCCTTTCACATCATCAGAAGATTTAACCCCAGGAAGTCTGCCAGAGAGTGGCCGGAGCAGTGCGGCATCAGTGGATGAGGAGGGAGAGCAGGAGAACAGGGAAAGGGAGAAATCTGTCAGCCCACACCAGTCCCCGCCGTCCCCACATCCGCAGACCCTTTCCGCAGGGTTGGGATCCGGGATCATGGGCTTTGACAGCCAAGTAAAGAAGAGTCCCTCAGAGAAGATGTCTGATCACAGTCCCAGTGGGCTTGAAGATGAGAGAGAGGAGAATGAAACAAAACGTTCTTGTTCTCCTGATGTGGATGCTCCTTCTGGAAATGCTATCAATATGGAAGAACAGAAAAATGGTGTAGATGATTATGATGAAGACAAGGACAGAGAAGATGTTGTGGATGatgaagaagagaaagaaactGGAGATAATTTGGTATGCAGTTCTGTTGCCCCAGGTGTGACATATCTAAAAGATGATCGATTGTATAGCGAACACGAAGCCCGTACTCATCTGTCCATGACCCCAGAGGAAGCTAAAAAGCGTGGCCTATCCTTCGACTACACCGAACCTCAGGATGCCGGTCAGCAGAGTGCCCTTGCGGGCTGGGAATGCAGTTCTGACAAAACACCACCGGAAAGCAAGAGCCCCGACTCCTGTCGGGCAGATCCAGGCTCTCCTCTTTCTCCCAGTGGTGCGCCCGAGCCCACCCATGAGGAATCATCCCTCACAGACTTCGATACCAATGCCCGTAAGGAAGCAGTGAAAGTACCagaagaagaagaggatgaGAGCAGCATTCCTCCATGTTCCAAAGAGGCGGCACAACCCAAGATGGAACATGAAGCAGATTCAGAGGAAATCAGAGAATCCAAAGAAGCAAAAGAGGACAAGCAAGATAAAGCAGAGAAATACTTGGAGACAAATGAGGATCTTATTGAAATGCAAAATCTCCAGTCTGTTGCCAAACCAGAACCTGATGCTGATGCTGCTCCTGCTAAAGATACTGTCAAGCCCAGCGCTCAAGTTATGCCAAGCAAAGGAGCTCTCATCAAAGAATCACCTGCCAAAAAACCCAAGAAACCTGTTGCCACGGTCACTGCCACCCCTTCCCCCAAATCTGCTCCAAAACTTCAGAAAACTCCCTCCAAAGATGCTGCTCCGGCCAGAAAATCAAGTGTCCCATCCAAAG CCAAGACTGGAGCAGGAGGGGCTCCTGAGAAAAAG GTTGGCGATGCCAGGACGAAGGCAATAGGCATTAAACCCCAAGGAGTAGGCACTAAAATCCCAG CTGCTTTACGGATGGAGCATCGAAGGGCAGGACCAGGGTCCCTTGAGAGAG CTGACTCACCCAAGACCCCAGACCGCAGTGGTTGCAGCAGTCCAGCCAGTCGCTCCTCCACACCTGGACAACAGGTGAAGAAAGTAGCCGTGGTCCGCACCCCGCCTAAATCGCCCGGTTCGCTGAGATCCCGCGCCCCCATCGCCCCTGTTGCACCTTTGCCTGACCTGAAGAACGTCAGGTCCAAGATTGGCTCCACTGAGAACCTCAAACACCAGCCTGGAGGAGGGAAG GTCACTATTGTTCATAAGAAGATCGACATTTCAAATGTTGAGGCTAGATGCGGATCCAAAGGCAATATCAAGCATGTTCCTGGAGGTGGTAAT ATTCAGATTTTGCATAAAAAGATTGACTTAAGCAACGTCCAGTCAAAATGTGGCTCTAAGGCCAACATTCGTCACAAACCAG gAGGTGGAAATGTGGAGATCAAATCTGAGAAATTGGATTTCAAAGCCCAGTCAAAAGTTGGATCTCTTGAGAACATTGGACATGTTCCTGGGGGCGGTCAGAAGAGg ATTGAGAGCCAAAAGTTAAGTTTCCGCGAACAAGCCAAAGCCCGCACCGATCACGGCGCCGAGATCGTGTACCAACCCACCGATGTTTCCATGGACGGATCACCCCGCCGTCTCAGCAACGTGTCTTCCTCCGGCAGCCTCAACATGACCGATCCGCCACAACTGTCTACGCTAGCTGATCAGGTGTCAGCCTCCCTCGCTAAACAAGGCCTGTGA